From Trueperaceae bacterium, a single genomic window includes:
- a CDS encoding O-antigen ligase family protein, translating into MNCLESRERTWSDRLNAVSVLAFASSLAMVLLLSWMWDEVNFTYQQPSLWIALTCLVILAVHQIRLDAFSWRVQLFWLAGALTLLWSTAPGNSTVYLIWGLGFISSFLVGLRTPVLILPLNVILLAYGYWAALPLNLFELQRYTSGSVHYVVGAQSLLVLPIALFNLLQTKRVSLVTVGWFLLSLLSLYLALISGARAVYLPLTVALVLLVVRCIKKTGPRSILLVGLLIGSLVISIDRVIPNQPLLTAMGKKASVGAQVEAVAEHGGFSQRLRYWDQALAVVLDQPLGAGVGSYQATAHFYQKYPMTWSNSPHNYYLETLATGGWLRLALLLLLLVPPLVRVWFSPDWPWALAVGGFWMTLAFDVTSYYPSFMMLAFMSLGVIYSKLTTLDRQTRPMWQRLVPRALSVATVITGASLAAWWFFPCDGVMCSVDRYLGIDYKVLPALERASPADRLAILHRARQLYPLSSWVVRAEQRYIESPDERLALAREFASRFPYQHPENYLDWANAALAIGRHEEAITAVNAGLEVFPADEYPYGERRMTPERYAQWIEDANAILATASSDREDEVH; encoded by the coding sequence ATGAACTGCCTTGAGTCCCGTGAACGCACCTGGTCCGACAGGCTGAATGCCGTGTCTGTCCTCGCATTCGCAAGCAGCCTGGCCATGGTTTTGCTTTTGTCCTGGATGTGGGATGAAGTCAACTTTACATACCAGCAGCCAAGCCTGTGGATTGCGTTGACTTGCCTGGTGATTCTTGCCGTGCACCAGATTAGGCTCGATGCCTTTTCATGGCGTGTCCAGTTGTTCTGGTTAGCCGGAGCGCTGACGCTTCTGTGGTCCACGGCTCCAGGCAACAGCACAGTTTATCTCATTTGGGGACTTGGATTCATCTCCTCGTTCTTGGTCGGCCTACGGACTCCGGTACTCATTCTTCCGCTTAACGTAATCCTGCTTGCTTACGGTTATTGGGCAGCACTGCCATTGAACTTATTCGAGTTGCAAAGATACACGTCGGGTTCCGTTCACTATGTGGTTGGTGCCCAATCCCTACTTGTGCTACCCATTGCGCTCTTCAATCTGCTGCAAACTAAACGTGTTTCACTCGTGACCGTAGGGTGGTTTCTTCTATCTTTACTTAGTCTGTACCTGGCACTGATATCGGGTGCGAGGGCCGTCTATCTTCCGCTTACGGTAGCGCTCGTACTCCTAGTCGTTCGCTGCATCAAAAAGACGGGGCCGCGATCAATACTTCTCGTTGGATTGCTGATTGGGTCGTTAGTAATATCAATCGATCGCGTTATTCCCAACCAGCCGCTTTTGACTGCTATGGGAAAGAAGGCATCGGTGGGGGCGCAGGTTGAAGCCGTGGCAGAGCATGGTGGATTTAGCCAGAGACTCCGTTACTGGGATCAGGCTCTCGCAGTTGTTCTGGATCAGCCGCTTGGAGCAGGAGTTGGGAGCTACCAAGCTACTGCTCACTTCTACCAGAAGTACCCAATGACCTGGTCTAACAGCCCGCATAACTACTATCTGGAGACTCTGGCGACGGGCGGTTGGCTTCGGCTTGCGCTCCTGTTGCTCCTGCTCGTGCCACCGCTAGTTCGGGTATGGTTCTCGCCTGACTGGCCTTGGGCCCTAGCCGTAGGTGGGTTCTGGATGACGCTGGCCTTCGACGTAACTTCCTATTACCCGAGTTTCATGATGCTCGCGTTTATGTCGCTCGGCGTCATCTATTCGAAGCTTACAACTCTTGATCGACAGACGCGACCAATGTGGCAGAGGCTTGTGCCTCGAGCACTGAGCGTAGCGACCGTAATCACTGGAGCGTCGTTGGCAGCATGGTGGTTCTTCCCATGCGATGGAGTGATGTGCTCCGTAGACCGGTACCTGGGGATCGACTACAAAGTCTTACCGGCGCTGGAGCGAGCCAGCCCTGCCGATAGACTAGCGATTTTGCATAGGGCTCGACAGCTTTACCCTCTAAGTTCGTGGGTAGTCAGGGCAGAGCAGCGTTATATCGAGTCGCCCGACGAGCGATTGGCTCTCGCTCGGGAGTTCGCCTCCAGGTTCCCTTATCAGCATCCGGAGAACTATCTAGATTGGGCGAACGCCGCCTTGGCAATCGGCCGACACGAGGAGGCCATAACCGCTGTTAATGCCGGACTCGAGGTCTTCCCTGCAGACGAGTACCCGTACGGAGAGCGCCGCATGACACCGGAGAGGTACGCACAGTGGATAGAGGACGCAAACGCAATTCTGGCGACAGCGTCATCTGACAGAGAAGACGAGGTTCACTGA
- a CDS encoding O-antigen ligase family protein: MSQEAVYLSKTERMARAVFSVERACKISQALFWISLLAVYPVIINPFGVGPQSTGSFHAFTMPKIIALSITWLIGLVGTLLAYSDFDLKSTPYRLLRAPSGIQAYVGFLVTMCVTAFLTPNSLGFVLLGREPRFDGVLVQLLWYSLPLLAFASALRSRLSRRFPLIAAEVGGGLVAIWMSLQGFGLEPLELLNPAIVVAGRPSASLWHPALATAWVAGVLILSATWTVLRGRIHAWRIGLVFVLTMAVFFGGGRAAIIGALLAWILVAGIGCVKGQGGRRRLVVLISTIMMAGALTAIWSSAASRSQITSLTEASRGQDRSFSSRLITWQVGLTALAARPLTGFGPGFFSEAVWNYASPEQEKKLYLEFFPARLIDDVFRAGTLLTAYDDEAGRMVMIQANYDKAHNYLLDLALANGLPALLLFLASVVLLLRPVMRAPSIEALAISASLLTFAIFAQAWFATFNLDPMFLGLAGLAAGTSHRELGRKRLAEEAV; encoded by the coding sequence GTGAGTCAAGAAGCAGTCTATCTTTCCAAAACGGAACGAATGGCGCGTGCGGTCTTCTCGGTCGAGCGAGCGTGCAAGATAAGCCAGGCCTTGTTCTGGATTTCCCTGCTTGCCGTGTATCCGGTGATCATCAATCCCTTCGGCGTGGGCCCGCAATCTACCGGCTCCTTCCACGCTTTTACGATGCCGAAGATTATTGCTCTGAGCATTACTTGGCTGATCGGTTTGGTCGGCACGCTACTCGCCTATTCGGATTTTGATCTCAAAAGCACTCCTTACAGACTTCTTCGAGCGCCATCAGGAATACAGGCGTATGTAGGTTTCCTGGTGACGATGTGCGTCACTGCATTCTTGACTCCGAACTCACTCGGATTCGTCCTTCTTGGACGGGAACCACGCTTCGATGGCGTACTGGTTCAGTTGCTTTGGTACTCGCTTCCGCTGCTTGCCTTTGCGTCAGCTCTGCGCAGTCGGCTAAGTCGAAGATTTCCGCTCATTGCAGCTGAAGTCGGAGGAGGCCTTGTTGCAATCTGGATGAGCCTCCAGGGGTTCGGCTTGGAACCACTTGAGCTGCTTAATCCCGCGATAGTAGTTGCCGGTCGACCCAGTGCGTCCTTGTGGCATCCTGCGTTGGCCACGGCATGGGTTGCGGGCGTCCTGATCCTGTCTGCAACTTGGACTGTGCTGCGTGGGCGAATCCACGCATGGCGAATCGGCCTTGTGTTCGTTCTAACCATGGCTGTCTTCTTCGGTGGAGGGCGTGCCGCGATCATCGGTGCGTTGTTGGCGTGGATTCTGGTAGCAGGAATCGGCTGCGTTAAAGGGCAGGGGGGGAGGAGGCGCCTCGTCGTACTGATTTCCACGATCATGATGGCTGGTGCCCTTACAGCAATATGGAGTAGCGCAGCGAGTCGATCGCAGATCACTTCGCTAACAGAAGCCAGTCGAGGTCAGGACAGGAGTTTCTCGAGTCGCCTGATAACTTGGCAGGTCGGCCTCACGGCGCTCGCCGCACGACCTCTTACGGGCTTCGGCCCAGGATTCTTTTCCGAGGCGGTCTGGAACTACGCCAGTCCGGAGCAGGAGAAGAAGCTCTACTTGGAGTTCTTTCCGGCCCGGCTTATCGATGACGTCTTTAGAGCGGGCACCCTCCTGACTGCATATGATGACGAAGCGGGCCGAATGGTAATGATACAGGCGAACTACGACAAGGCCCACAACTACTTGCTCGATCTAGCACTGGCCAATGGCCTACCGGCATTGCTGCTTTTCCTTGCTAGCGTGGTCCTACTTCTTAGGCCGGTAATGCGAGCACCGTCGATCGAAGCGCTAGCGATTTCTGCTTCACTACTTACGTTTGCGATCTTCGCGCAAGCTTGGTTTGCTACGTTCAACCTGGATCCAATGTTCCTCGGCTTGGCCGGATTGGCCGCCGGAACCTCGCATAGGGAACTCGGGCGGAAGCGTCTCGCTGAAGAGGCAGTTTAG
- a CDS encoding type II secretion system protein, producing MRNKKNKGFTLIELLIVIAIIGILAAVLIPNLLRARQVAVDRAAESHARNIYTAGQAYIAEDPNNTVAADTLPAGCEVDGIFGAYTVKPWGNATGCSYTADVTSVTISYTGGTNPAGDSYTIGN from the coding sequence ATGCGCAACAAGAAGAACAAGGGTTTCACCCTGATCGAGCTGCTGATCGTTATCGCGATCATCGGCATCCTTGCAGCGGTTCTCATCCCGAACCTGCTCCGTGCCCGTCAGGTGGCTGTTGACCGTGCTGCCGAGTCTCATGCCCGGAACATCTACACTGCCGGTCAGGCTTACATCGCCGAAGACCCGAACAACACCGTGGCTGCAGATACTCTTCCTGCTGGCTGTGAAGTGGACGGCATCTTCGGTGCCTACACAGTGAAGCCTTGGGGCAATGCAACTGGGTGCAGCTATACCGCCGACGTAACCTCGGTAACAATTAGCTACACTGGTGGCACCAACCCCGCTGGCGACTCCTACACGATAGGCAACTAA
- a CDS encoding fructosamine kinase family protein — MHLRDKLAEKLGCPVSRLVDLHGGMIAEVRLVELSDGRRFVVKTSERTPLSVEARMLEFLSSQAALPVPAVVEHSNDLLIMEFVEGESGSRAQEERNAAEHLARLHSLQPGEHPPFGVAPSVDSFGFYFDTLIGPFPQRNRWDSDWPAFYGSQRLEPLLEICLSRGHIGPPLAGRLEAVVEGLPSLLDHSPRPGLIHGDVWSGNVLFRGGVVSAFLDPAICFADPEVELAFIELFSTFGRGFWQRYEELRGVDQDYRRLPRDLYQLYPLLVHVALFGAGYVRRVEERLDRLGF, encoded by the coding sequence ATGCACCTTCGCGACAAGCTAGCGGAGAAGCTGGGATGCCCGGTTTCCCGCCTGGTGGACTTGCACGGGGGCATGATCGCCGAGGTGCGCCTCGTCGAGTTGAGCGACGGGAGGCGCTTCGTCGTCAAGACCTCGGAGCGAACTCCACTTTCGGTCGAGGCGCGGATGCTCGAGTTCCTGAGTTCGCAGGCCGCGTTACCGGTACCGGCCGTAGTCGAACACTCCAACGATCTGCTGATCATGGAGTTCGTCGAGGGAGAGTCGGGCTCGCGCGCCCAGGAGGAACGGAACGCTGCCGAGCACCTGGCCCGCTTGCACTCGCTCCAGCCGGGGGAACATCCTCCCTTCGGGGTCGCGCCGTCGGTTGACTCGTTCGGGTTCTACTTCGACACGCTGATCGGCCCGTTCCCGCAGAGGAACCGTTGGGACAGCGATTGGCCGGCGTTCTACGGCTCGCAGCGACTCGAACCTCTGCTGGAGATCTGCCTTTCTCGTGGACACATAGGTCCTCCGCTCGCCGGCCGACTGGAGGCTGTTGTCGAAGGCCTGCCGTCACTCCTCGATCACTCGCCGCGACCAGGGCTCATACATGGCGACGTGTGGAGCGGCAACGTGCTGTTCCGGGGCGGCGTGGTCTCGGCGTTCCTGGATCCGGCGATCTGCTTCGCGGACCCGGAGGTCGAACTCGCGTTCATCGAACTGTTCTCCACGTTCGGCCGCGGGTTCTGGCAGCGCTACGAGGAGCTGCGGGGGGTGGACCAGGACTATCGCCGCTTGCCGCGAGACCTCTATCAGCTGTATCCGCTGCTAGTTCATGTGGCGCTTTTCGGGGCCGGATACGTGCGTCGGGTGGAGGAGAGGCTGGATCGGCTCGGTTTCTGA
- a CDS encoding low molecular weight protein-tyrosine-phosphatase, translated as MSDKVSVLFVCLGNICRSPTAEAVFRHLVEEAELTDRVRIDSAGTGDWHVGHSPDERAVEAAKRRGYDLSPLRARQVAERDCMDHDYVIVMDTNNYETVESLCPQANLHRLLDFAPDQKVRDVPDPYYGGDDGFDEVLDLIEEATRGLLTDVKGKLRVPAA; from the coding sequence ATGAGCGACAAGGTATCCGTACTCTTCGTGTGCCTGGGCAATATCTGCCGATCTCCGACCGCGGAAGCGGTTTTCCGCCACCTGGTCGAGGAAGCCGAGTTGACCGACCGTGTGCGGATAGACTCGGCGGGAACCGGCGACTGGCATGTGGGCCACTCTCCTGACGAGCGCGCCGTGGAGGCGGCCAAGCGACGCGGTTACGACCTCTCGCCACTAAGAGCGAGGCAGGTTGCCGAGCGAGATTGCATGGATCACGACTACGTGATCGTGATGGACACGAACAACTACGAGACCGTCGAGTCTCTCTGCCCCCAAGCCAATCTCCACCGACTCCTCGACTTCGCCCCCGACCAGAAGGTTCGTGACGTCCCCGACCCCTACTACGGCGGCGACGACGGCTTCGACGAGGTCCTCGACCTGATAGAGGAAGCCACCAGGGGGCTGTTGACCGACGTCAAGGGGAAGCTGAGGGTGCCGGCAGCCTGA